The DNA region GATCATCAATTGTATAATCTCATTTAAAATCAGGGGTATTCATTTCAGGAACATTTTGCATTCCTCATCCATTAAAATGAAAATTAACGGCGCGTCGAACTCCTTGGTCATTAATAACATAAAGAGGTCCAATATCACGAGCTCAACTATCAAGGTGTTTAATTTCAACTAATGTAACATTTTCTTCTAACATTGCTCGAGCTTCAGTGTAATCTTCGTGGTTAATAATCATTTTAACTGGTTCATACTTGCTAATTGCATTAGCGATTTTAGCAAATGTTGCTCGTGCTGGTTTACGATCATCATGTCAGTTATCTTTCATGTGTGGTCACAACATTCAAGTACTACGGTGTTGTGTTGATTCAATTGGCATATAAAAACCATCTTGTTTTGGTGTTGTTGTTAGTAATTTACTCATTTTTTTCCTCCTTAAATAAATATATAATTAAGTATATCATAGTAAGAGTTATTTTTTTTGTCCAATTTGTTGGAAGTAATGTTTTAAATTATGATGTCATCAAAAATACAGTGCGTCAGTTACTATAATCACTGTTACTGGAATCATTGCCATTGCTAAACAAGCTGGGACAAAATACCAGTTACTTTTGCTATAAACTTCTAAATCATTCAAATTTAATACTTTGTTATTAATTCACGGAATAAATAGCATTATAATGTTCAATAATACTGCTCCAATTGCCGCACAAGTTAATGGTCGATTAATAATTGATTTAAATTGTGATTTTATTTTTCAGTCTGATAAAGTAACGGTATTTACAAGCATACTTGGAGCACAAGTTAAAACAAGAAACATCGATGTTCGCCCAAAGTCAGAAATTTGTAGTTTCATTTCAACCGTAATCATTGGATCATTACTACGTAAAAAATCAAAAACAGTTTGATAACCATATGGCTGATAAGCTTCGGCGGGGACAAAACTCATTCCAAAATAGTATGCCCCAATACAAACAGCACTTGTTAAAATGGTAATTCGTAATGTTGGTCCTCAAATATTGCGAAAGAGTGAATTTTTACCTTGTAATGGTTTAATCCGCATTAAAGTATCATCATTGTCCCCCATTCCAATACAAATTGCTAAAATAGATTCAATTACTAAGTTCATTCATAAGATATCAGTTGCTTCCACTGGCGAAACATGATTAATTAAGGATAAAATAAAAATTGATAAAACATTAGCTAAGTTAACACCAATTACGAAGGAAATTGCACGTCGAATTTTTTGATAAACATTACGTCCTTCATTAACTCCTTTAATAATTGTTTCAAAATTATCATCGGTTAAAATAACATCTGCTGCTTGTTTTGCAACATCAGTTCCGGTAATTCCCATTGCCACTCCGATGTCGGCTTTAACTAAACTTGGAGCATCATTAACTCCATCCCCAGTCATTGAAACTAAGTATTTTTTTTGTTGCAAAATATTAACAATTCGTACTTTATGTTCTGGATTAACCCGAGCAAAAACCTTAATTTTATCAATAATTCGAATTAACTGTTTATCACTCATTTCATTTAATTGTTCTGAAGAAATTACCTCATATTCAGAATAAGCTAAATTTAATTCCTTGGCAATTGCTAGAGCTGTTGTCGCATGATCACCAGTAATCATCACAACTTCAATTCCGGCTGCGTGAGCTTTTTTGACAGCTTCAATTGCTGAGCAACGGACGGGATCAATCATTCCAACCGCTCCTAAAAAGATTAAATTAGTTTCTAATGCTTCTGGATCTTGTTCATCATCAAAATTAGTATTATAAGCAAAAGCTAATACGCGTAATGCTTGCGTTGATAAATCATCCGCTAATTTTAATAACTCTGCCTTATGTTCATCAGTTAGCGTTAAAATTTGATTTTTAATCATAATGCGGTCACAATATTGTAATAAACTATCTAATGCTCCTTTTGTAAAAGTAGTACTGACACCATCAATAATATTTAATGTTGACATTAGTTTTCGTTCTGAATCAAATGGAACTTCATCAATACGCTCTCATTTATCACGTGAATCTTGCTCATCATATGCAAATAATTCAGCATAATCAACTAATGCTAATTCAGTTGGATCACCAATTCGTTCTTTATCTTCAGTTACACTATCGTTACATAGGACCAGTGCTTTTAAAAATAAATCTTGGTGTTGATCATGGTTGACAGTTTGATACGCTTCAGCATTAATAACACTATTATCCATAATTACTTTTTTTACGGTCATTTTATTTTCCGTTAAAGTTCCAGTTTTATCAGTACAAATGACATTAACACTACCTAATGTTTCCATACTAGCTAGTTTTTTAACAATAACATTTTGTTTTGCCATCCGTTTTGTTGAAAACGATAAGGTAATTGAAACAACAGCTGCCAATGATTCTGGAATAACTCCAATTGCTAAGGTAATTGCAACCATTAAGTAGTTTGTTCAACCGCTTTTATTACCACTAAAATATAACGCAATAAAAATCATAATAGCAATAATAAAACTTAATCCTGCAATTCAATATGAAAATTTTGTTAATTTTTTTTCTAAATTTGTTGGACTTTCTTCCGTTTCATTAATTGTTGTGGCAATTTTTCCAATTTCAGTTTGTTGACCAACTTTAATCACAACCCCAACGGCACGCCCAGCCGTAATAAAAGTTGACATAAAAGCAATATTTTTCATTTCTGCTAAAATTGTTGTTGCTTCAATTGGTTTATCTGTCTTATGAACCGGGACACTTTCACCGGTTAAAATTGCTTCATCAATAAAAACATCTGATTGTTCAATAATTCGCAGTTCAGCTGGAACATATTTTCCAGCTTCTAAAACAACAATATCACCAACTGTTAATTCATGGGCCGGAATTTCTTGTTGAAGATCATTTCGAATGACAACAGCCTTTGGTTTAGAAAGTGATTTTAATGCTGCCATTGATTTTCGGGCTTTTACGGTTTGTACTGTTTCTAAGATTGCATCAAGAATAACAATGGCTCCAATTACAGTAAAATCAACAAAATATCCCCCTCTTAATTTTCAGTTATTACCAACCATTGGTGCAATAACGGAAATTACTGCTGCAGCAATTAAAATTAATTGAAGTGGTTCAATTAAAGCTTTTCCAAAAATGACATATCATGGGGTTACTTTTCCCTTTGGTAACTCATTTTTACCATATTGTTTTTGACGAATTGTAACTTCATCGCTTGATAAACCAATTTCAAAATTAGTTTGTAAAGAAGATTCTAGGTTGTTATTATCCTGGGATATATATTCTTCCATAGTCTTTAACCTTTCTGTTCATTTGCTTTAATAATTATTATACCTGAAAAATATTAATTTAACATATTAATTCTATATTAGTTATTAACTGATATCTTTGCATTATAATAATAAAAAAATGATTTTAATAACTTAAAATCATTTTATAAATTTTTATGACGTTTATTACTATCTTCTTGTTTTAATCGAAAACTAGTATAATACGGATTCTGTCATTTAATAGCCCCTTGTCCCATACGATTATAAGTATGAGCAGCATTTCGTAATGCCTTAATTTTTTGTTTTGTTAATTCTAATAGATTATTCTGACGAAAAAACGACTGATTTTTTCTAATATTTGTAATTAGAACTGGTTTCTTATTTTTCTTTGCTGTTGTTTGTTTTTCGACTGTTTTTGTTATTTTTTTAGTTGTTTGTTGTATTTTTTGTTTTGCAATCCGATGTGGTTTTTGTTGTTTTGCGGGTTGATAGTGGCGATAAGGGTTAGCTTTCATATTATGTTGTTTTCGAAGTAAACCAAGAATTACTGTTTTTTGATCAAATGTTAATTCTGTTTTAGTTTTTAAAATTCGTTCAATTGAAAGAAAATTTAATTTCAAAGAATTTAAAAAATTAAAAGTTTTTAATGTTTTTGCATCTAAATTTCCATTTATTAACATCAATAATCCTTCCTTTGCTTTTTCGTTATGGTAAAATTATACCTGTTTTTCTTTAGATTAAAAGTATTTTTTCATAAAAAATGTTGTAATCTCTTCGTTTTGAGACAGGTGTAAATTCTTTTTAATGGCACTATAATGATGTTTTTGAAAAAAAGCTACTGTTGGCAAATAAGCATCAACAGTAAGATCTAAAAAACCATTTGCTTGTGCAACTGTTTCTAATTGTTGCAACATTTTTTTGCCAAAATATCATCCTTGATATTCGGGATCAACATATAATTGTGTAATTCTATTCTGCTCAGAATGATATGACCCAAAAGCTAAAATTTTATTGTCAAAGACAATAACATAACCTTCTTCTTCACTTAACACTTTACAAAAATCTTCGTTTTGTCATCGTTGTAAAATTGCTGTCTGTTGTAACAAACTATAGTCCTCAATGCTAATTTTACTCAATACTTTTTGTCCTAATTCTTCAATTTGTTTTTGATCTAAGATTGTTGCGCGTCGAATCATTATCTCTTACCCCTTATTGATTATTTCTATTTAAAATTTTTGGTTATTAAAATCATCTGTAAAATTTTATTTTCTTACATTAAATTTTACTCTTAATAATCATAACACAAAATTATCTAATCCTAATGGCATAAAAAAATAGCACCTGATAAGGAACTATTTTTTTTCTTTATGTAAAGTATGTTGGTTACATTTTGAACAATATTTTTTTACTTCTAATTTTTCTTGTTGTTTCTTTTTATCACGTTTTGCAATATAGTTTTCTTCTTTACATTGTTCACAACGTAAAATTATTCCTTCGCGCATTTACTTACTCCTCTTTTCTGTTCAAACATAATTCTTTGCTAAATTTTGCAACAAATATATCATAGCAAAATAATTTCCTTTTGCCAATTAATTTTGACTTCTTTTTTTGCAATATTTTAATTATCTCATCGAAAAATCCTAATAATTAACCATGTTAAAAGTCCTGTTATAAGGATTGAACCCAAAATAATTCCCAAACTAATACTTAAACCAGTTAAGGATAATAAAGCGTGCTTATAATTGCTACCAAATAAAGCTGGAATAAAAGCTGCGATAATAAATGATCCTCCAACGAACAAAATACTAAAAATTCCTGTCACTAATGATTGCACAGTTCGTGAATTTATTAAAATGACAGCAATCATCATTAAACTAACTGCAAGAGCAGTAATAAAAATTGAGATAAAGAAAAAGAGAAAAATAACAAAATTATAAACCTCTCCAAAATCAATTTTTAAAGCAGCAGTAATAATAAAACTAGCAATTAGCACTAACAAATCAGCAATTAATACCAAAGTAAAACAATAGGCATAAACAATAACAATAAATCCAAAAGGCTTAATACCTAATAGCCCAATTCGTTTATAAACAACAGACATTTTTAAATCAATTAAAAATCCCATCATCATATACATTGCAACACTAGCACCAGTTGCAATAAAAGTAATTCCAATTGATAAAGCCATTACTTCTGGACCATGACGATTAGCAAAAATTGCTTGACAAAGAATTCCAATTGGAATAATAACAATGGCAAAAGCCAGAACCAATTTTTGACGGCGTAAATAATTTAGAAAAAAACTATATAGTGAAAATAAATTAATTTTTTCACTAACTAAGCAATTATTTTTTGTTTTTATCGATGTATTTTGCTCAGTTTTTTGCTCATTTGTCATTTTCTATTGCTCCTGTTCTATAATTTTGATTATAAGCACCAATTTGATATTCTTTAAATTGATCTTTAACAAATTTTTCAACATTACCATATTCAGCGATAATTTCATCAACTTTTGATATTTTTATAATTTCGCCATCAATCATAAAAATTAAAGTGTCACAAAATTTTTCAATTTCTTCCATATTATGTGAGATTAATAATAATGCTTTATCTTGATTTGCTAAAAAGGTACTTAATATTTCATATATTTTATCTTTAATTTCTAAATCTAATCCCGTTGCTAATTCATCAAGAATAATTAAGTCTGGTTCAACAATTAAGGCTAATAAAATATTAATTTTTTGTTGTTGTCCACCAGATAATTTAGTAATATCTTTATTCATTATTTTTTCTATTTGTAAGTCTAATAACAATTGATAAATTTCATTTGGTGAAATAAATAAATTATAAGCTTTTAAATATAAATTTAAAATATCATAACCAGTAACTCCTTTTGGATATTTTGATTCTTGTAATTGCATCCCAATGCGAACACCAAATTTCTTTTCACTAGTCCCATCCGAAACACGACGAAGTTGTGCTAAAATTTCACATAAAGTTGTTTTTCCAGTTCCATTTGGGCCAACAATTCCAATTCGATCGCCGGTTTTAACCGTTAAATTAACATTTTTTAAAACATGTTGTTTGCGATAAAATTTATTGATATTAACACCTTTGACTAAAAAGTCTTCTGTTAAATTAGCCATTTCTGATCGCTCCCATTTCTATTTATCAGATTATTAAAATTATATAATAAAAATCAGTCAAATTATGACTGATTTTTATTATTTTTTATTTTTATCAAGAAGATCATTCATTGTTATTTTTAATTCTTTTGTTTCTTCAATTTCCAAATCCTTTTTGAATTTATTTTTATCAATTTGTTTCTTTTTTGGTTTAGTAAAATCAACTTTTTGCATTGTTTGTTGTTGATTACTTGTCTTAACATCTTTTAATCCAACAATGATTGTTCCTGGTGGTGCTTTTTCAATGGCCTTTAATCGGGCTAAACGAGAATCATCTTTTTGTAATGGCTCTTGTTTGATTAATGTTGTTGGTGATAAATGATCCAAGTTTTTACTTTCGGCTTCTTTATCGTTTTTCTTTTTAATTAAAGTTTCAACAGTAGTAACTGTTTTGCCAAGATTTGGTTTTATATTCTGATTAGCATTTTGAACTGGTTTGTTTTTCAATACCTGTTTATTTTGTTCTTCCTCTTCTTGTTTTTTTAATGCTATTTGTGCTTTTGCTAATTCTTTTTTCTCAAGTAAGATATCAACTGTTGTTTTAACCTTACCAAAAGTTTTTAAAGGAAAAGATGATAATTGTGTTTCAACAAGGATTGGTTCGTTTTCCTTCGTAACTATTGGTAGTTCTTTTGGTGTTTGTTTCACACTTGCTTTTTTTTGAACTGGTTTTTTCTTTTTCTTTTGTGATGGTTTAGTAATTTTTAATTCAGGTTCTGGTTTTGTTTGATTTTCTTGGATATCAGGCGTTAATAAATTTATTGTAGTTTCATCAGTAGAAATTGGATCTATTTTTTCTGCTGGTGGTTCCAAACTTGGTACTAAAACTGGGTTTATTGCAATAACGAGGTGACTTTCATCATCGTTAGTACTATCGTTTAATGTTTTTTCTTTTTCCTTACTTTCTTGGACAGGAGCTGTTTTATTAACCACGGAATTAACTGTTTTAGGTATATTATCTACTATTTTGAAATTATGATGTTGCTTTTTCTGACCATGATGAAAAAGATGATTTTTTGTTGGTTTTTCATCATGATGTTCTACCATCTTTTTAGAATGAATTAATTTTAAATTATAATATTGTGGAATGACAATATCAACAATATTTTCAAAACCTAATGCATCTGTTGTGCGATCTAATTTATGAACATGTAATTTATCGGTATTAAATAGGACAATTTCATCTTGTTGATTTAACATATGTAAAGTATCATTTGGTTTTGCAATAAAAATTCATTTTACCAATTCTGTTACTTTTTTATTAATTATAAACATCCTTGTTCCTTTAACTGGTCGTGTTGATACTGGTAAGTCTTTTATTGTAATTTTCTTACCAGTATTAAGATTTGTAATTAAGACAAGATTATCTTCTTTACAATAGCCAGCCCCAACAACAGTATCATCACGTAGATTAATTGATTTAACTCCTGCTGTTCGTAATCCTAATGCTGGGATTTCTTTTGCCTTATATTTAACAATAAAACCATTTGCTGTTGTTATAACAACAAATGAATGTTTATCAACTAATTGGCTAGCAATAATTTCATCATCACCTTTTAGATTAATCGCTTTAATTGCTTTACTAATTCGTGTTGCTTCAAAATCTTTTACTGCTGTTTTTTTAATCATTCCATTTTTTGTTGCTAACATAATATATTGCTCTGGTTTATTAAAGTCGTTTAGTAAAAAGGCACTAATAATTTTTTCTTCGCCAGGTAATTCAGAAATAGTGTTAACATGTTCACCAATATCTTTAATTCGGACTGATTTAATTTTATAAACGGGAATAATAACATAATTTCCTTTTGAAGTGATTAATAAAATTTTATCTAAACTATTAGCTTGAAAATCAGCAATTCATAAATCACCTGGTTTACGTTTAAATTCTTCTGTTGTTAATTTTACAAGTTGGTTATTTTCTAACGCTTTTAAATAACCATCACGAGAAACTCAAATATTTAAATCTTTTTCAATAATTGTTTCTGTCTTTTCAAGTTCGATTGCTTCAATTTCATCTTCAATAACACTACGACGAGGACTATGAAATCGTTTTCTAATTAATTCTAATTGGTGAATAATCACCTGATTTAATTTATTAATATCACTTAAAATTGCTTTTAAATTAGCGATTGTGGCAATTAATTCTTTTTGTTCTGCTTCTAATTGTAAAATGTCTGTTGAAGTTAAACGATATAAACGTAATTGGACAATCGCTTCTGCTTGTACTTTACTAAAGGCAAATTTAGCAACTAAATTATTTATCGCATCCGTACGGTCCTTTGAGTGGCGAATTGTGGCAATAACTTCATCTAAAATACTAATTGTTTTAATTAATCCTGCCACAATCTCTAAACGTTTTTCAGCACGAGCTAATTCAAATTGTGAACGATTAGTGACAACTTCATGTTGGTGTTCAACATAATAAGTTAAGATTTCTTTTAATCCTAATTGTAATGGTTGTTTTTTAGCAATTCCAACAATATTAAAATTATATGAAATTTGTAAATTAGTATTTTTTAATAAGAATTTACGAACAATTTCAAAATTAGCTTGTTTTCCTAGTTCAACAACAATTCGCAATCCTTCACGGTCAGTTTCATCACGAACTTCTTTAATATTTAACCCCGGTTCATTATATTTAATAT from Spiroplasma sp. NBRC 100390 includes:
- a CDS encoding cation-translocating P-type ATPase, whose protein sequence is MEEYISQDNNNLESSLQTNFEIGLSSDEVTIRQKQYGKNELPKGKVTPWYVIFGKALIEPLQLILIAAAVISVIAPMVGNNWKLRGGYFVDFTVIGAIVILDAILETVQTVKARKSMAALKSLSKPKAVVIRNDLQQEIPAHELTVGDIVVLEAGKYVPAELRIIEQSDVFIDEAILTGESVPVHKTDKPIEATTILAEMKNIAFMSTFITAGRAVGVVIKVGQQTEIGKIATTINETEESPTNLEKKLTKFSYWIAGLSFIIAIMIFIALYFSGNKSGWTNYLMVAITLAIGVIPESLAAVVSITLSFSTKRMAKQNVIVKKLASMETLGSVNVICTDKTGTLTENKMTVKKVIMDNSVINAEAYQTVNHDQHQDLFLKALVLCNDSVTEDKERIGDPTELALVDYAELFAYDEQDSRDKWERIDEVPFDSERKLMSTLNIIDGVSTTFTKGALDSLLQYCDRIMIKNQILTLTDEHKAELLKLADDLSTQALRVLAFAYNTNFDDEQDPEALETNLIFLGAVGMIDPVRCSAIEAVKKAHAAGIEVVMITGDHATTALAIAKELNLAYSEYEVISSEQLNEMSDKQLIRIIDKIKVFARVNPEHKVRIVNILQQKKYLVSMTGDGVNDAPSLVKADIGVAMGITGTDVAKQAADVILTDDNFETIIKGVNEGRNVYQKIRRAISFVIGVNLANVLSIFILSLINHVSPVEATDILWMNLVIESILAICIGMGDNDDTLMRIKPLQGKNSLFRNIWGPTLRITILTSAVCIGAYYFGMSFVPAEAYQPYGYQTVFDFLRSNDPMITVEMKLQISDFGRTSMFLVLTCAPSMLVNTVTLSDWKIKSQFKSIINRPLTCAAIGAVLLNIIMLFIPWINNKVLNLNDLEVYSKSNWYFVPACLAMAMIPVTVIIVTDALYFWWHHNLKHYFQQIGQKK
- a CDS encoding GNAT family N-acetyltransferase codes for the protein MIRRATILDQKQIEELGQKVLSKISIEDYSLLQQTAILQRWQNEDFCKVLSEEEGYVIVFDNKILAFGSYHSEQNRITQLYVDPEYQGWYFGKKMLQQLETVAQANGFLDLTVDAYLPTVAFFQKHHYSAIKKNLHLSQNEEITTFFMKKYF
- the rpmG gene encoding 50S ribosomal protein L33; its protein translation is MREGIILRCEQCKEENYIAKRDKKKQQEKLEVKKYCSKCNQHTLHKEKK
- a CDS encoding ATP-binding cassette domain-containing protein, with amino-acid sequence MANLTEDFLVKGVNINKFYRKQHVLKNVNLTVKTGDRIGIVGPNGTGKTTLCEILAQLRRVSDGTSEKKFGVRIGMQLQESKYPKGVTGYDILNLYLKAYNLFISPNEIYQLLLDLQIEKIMNKDITKLSGGQQQKINILLALIVEPDLIILDELATGLDLEIKDKIYEILSTFLANQDKALLLISHNMEEIEKFCDTLIFMIDGEIIKISKVDEIIAEYGNVEKFVKDQFKEYQIGAYNQNYRTGAIENDKWAKNWAKYIDKNKK
- the parC gene encoding DNA topoisomerase IV subunit A, with the translated sequence MSNSEKTNELIYTLNDIMAERFGRYAKYIIQDRALPDVRDGLKPVQRRILFAMNELRLTFNSSYKKSARIVGEVIGKYHPHGDTSVYDAMVRLSQNWKVRYPLIDMHGNNGSIDGDPAAAMRYTETRLSEISSFLLQDLDKKTVAFAPNFDDSEQEPVVLPALFPNLLVNGSTGIAAGYATNIPPHNLHEIIDATIHFIKKPKSKITELIKYIKGPDFPTGGIIQGKNGILEAYQTGKGKIIIRSKIKNENNTLVITEIPYEVVKQDLVKKIDDIKYNEPGLNIKEVRDETDREGLRIVVELGKQANFEIVRKFLLKNTNLQISYNFNIVGIAKKQPLQLGLKEILTYYVEHQHEVVTNRSQFELARAEKRLEIVAGLIKTISILDEVIATIRHSKDRTDAINNLVAKFAFSKVQAEAIVQLRLYRLTSTDILQLEAEQKELIATIANLKAILSDINKLNQVIIHQLELIRKRFHSPRRSVIEDEIEAIELEKTETIIEKDLNIWVSRDGYLKALENNQLVKLTTEEFKRKPGDLWIADFQANSLDKILLITSKGNYVIIPVYKIKSVRIKDIGEHVNTISELPGEEKIISAFLLNDFNKPEQYIMLATKNGMIKKTAVKDFEATRISKAIKAINLKGDDEIIASQLVDKHSFVVITTANGFIVKYKAKEIPALGLRTAGVKSINLRDDTVVGAGYCKEDNLVLITNLNTGKKITIKDLPVSTRPVKGTRMFIINKKVTELVKWIFIAKPNDTLHMLNQQDEIVLFNTDKLHVHKLDRTTDALGFENIVDIVIPQYYNLKLIHSKKMVEHHDEKPTKNHLFHHGQKKQHHNFKIVDNIPKTVNSVVNKTAPVQESKEKEKTLNDSTNDDESHLVIAINPVLVPSLEPPAEKIDPISTDETTINLLTPDIQENQTKPEPELKITKPSQKKKKKPVQKKASVKQTPKELPIVTKENEPILVETQLSSFPLKTFGKVKTTVDILLEKKELAKAQIALKKQEEEEQNKQVLKNKPVQNANQNIKPNLGKTVTTVETLIKKKNDKEAESKNLDHLSPTTLIKQEPLQKDDSRLARLKAIEKAPPGTIIVGLKDVKTSNQQQTMQKVDFTKPKKKQIDKNKFKKDLEIEETKELKITMNDLLDKNKK